The Xiphophorus couchianus chromosome 14, X_couchianus-1.0, whole genome shotgun sequence genome includes a region encoding these proteins:
- the ankrd46b gene encoding ankyrin repeat domain-containing protein 46 encodes MSYVFINDSSQTSVPLLQACIDGDLPFAKRLLETGCDPNIRDNRGRTGLHLAAARGNVEICRLLHKFGADLLATDYQGNTALHLCGHVDTIQFLVSNGLKIDICNHNGSTPLVLAKRRGVNKDAIRLLEGLEEQEVKGFNRGAHSKLETMQMADSESAMESHSLLNPNLQSSEGVLSSFRTTWQEFVEDLGFWRVLLLLVVIALLSLGIAYYVSGVLPFSSSQLELVH; translated from the exons ATGTCCTATGTCTTCATCAATGACTCGTCGCAGACCAGCGTGCCTCTGCTGCAGGCCTGCATCGACGGCGACCTCCCGTTCGCCAAGAGGCTCCTGGAGACCGGCTGCGACCCCAACATCCGCGACAACCGCGGCCGCACCGGCCTGCACCTAGCCGCCGCCCGCGGCAACGTGGAGATATGCCGCCTGCTGCACAAGTTCGGCGCCGACCTGCTGGCGACGGACTACCAAGGGAATACGGCGTTGCACTTGTGCGGCCACGTGGATACCATACAGTTCCTGGTGTCCAACGGGTTAAAGATCGATATCTG TAACCACAATGGTTCGACTCCTCTGGTCCTGGCCAAAAGACGGGGCGTCAACAAGGACGCCATCCGCCTGCTGGAGGGCCtggaggaacaggaagtgaaaggCTTCAACAGAGGGGCTCACTCCAAACTGGAGACCATGCAGATGGCCGACAGTGAGAG CGCGATGGAGAGCCACTCTCTGCTCAACCCCAACCTGCAGAGCAGCGAGGGCGTCCTGTCCAGCTTCCGCACCACCTGGCAGGAGTTTGTGGAGGACCTGGGCTTCTGGAgggtcctgctgctgctggtggtcatCGCCCTCCTGTCCCTCGGCATCGCCTACTACGTCAGCGGGGTGCTGCCTTTCTCCAGCAGCCAGCTGGAGTTGGTtcactga